The following proteins are encoded in a genomic region of Paenibacillus sp. FSL H3-0469:
- a CDS encoding MFS transporter, whose amino-acid sequence MKQHLRHIHPLAWTIIIGTMFGRLVTSMSIPFLSIYLTQVLGASATQTGFTVAVSSLAGVMISFYGGYISDVIGRRIVMLVSVFGWACVFFGFAAAQHLWVFFLVNTLNGLCRAVFEPTSRALLSDITPPEQKLLVFNLRYAAVNLGVVFGPIIGLQLGSAKSTFPFVIAGIVYIAYGLVLFLQFSVHRASLPVHGEARTPKLLDALAVTGRDKVFLPVLLGTIFCVLGYGHFSSTLAQFLAMNTHFSNGSQVFSYMLSLNAVTVLVVQYPIVRAASKFAPIIPLILGNVCVALSLLLFGMPGGVPLLMFSVVLFTVGEVLLFTMMDMLIDRIAKPEWKGTYFGTIGFNNLGSVMAPILGGLLLDQFGALNGPAVFVPLALTTALGLPFLITAHKRLRIREAAEATEARRVGA is encoded by the coding sequence ATGAAACAACATCTGCGCCATATTCACCCGCTGGCCTGGACCATCATCATCGGAACGATGTTCGGCCGGCTGGTTACTTCAATGAGCATTCCTTTTCTCTCTATTTATCTCACGCAGGTGCTTGGCGCATCCGCTACCCAGACCGGGTTCACCGTGGCCGTCAGCTCGCTGGCAGGGGTAATGATCAGCTTCTACGGCGGTTATATCTCGGATGTGATCGGGCGCCGGATCGTCATGCTGGTCTCCGTGTTCGGCTGGGCCTGCGTATTCTTCGGCTTCGCTGCAGCGCAGCATTTATGGGTCTTCTTCCTGGTGAACACGCTCAACGGACTGTGCCGCGCCGTATTTGAACCAACTTCACGGGCATTATTGTCAGATATCACCCCGCCGGAGCAAAAGCTGCTGGTCTTCAATCTGCGGTATGCGGCGGTGAATCTGGGTGTGGTCTTCGGTCCGATTATCGGCCTCCAGCTCGGCTCCGCCAAGTCCACCTTCCCGTTCGTAATCGCAGGGATCGTCTATATCGCCTATGGACTTGTTCTGTTCCTGCAATTCTCGGTGCACCGTGCCAGCCTGCCTGTGCATGGAGAAGCCCGGACGCCGAAGCTGCTCGATGCGCTCGCGGTCACCGGAAGGGATAAGGTATTTCTGCCCGTTCTGCTGGGAACCATCTTCTGCGTCCTCGGGTATGGCCACTTCAGCTCTACACTGGCGCAATTTCTGGCGATGAACACCCATTTCAGCAATGGCAGCCAAGTCTTCTCTTATATGCTGTCGCTTAATGCAGTGACGGTGCTGGTCGTACAGTATCCTATCGTGCGTGCAGCCAGCAAGTTCGCGCCGATTATCCCGCTCATTCTGGGCAATGTCTGCGTAGCCCTTAGTCTGCTGCTGTTCGGAATGCCTGGAGGGGTGCCCCTGCTGATGTTCAGCGTGGTTCTGTTCACTGTCGGGGAAGTCCTGCTCTTCACGATGATGGATATGCTGATTGACCGAATCGCCAAGCCGGAATGGAAAGGCACCTACTTCGGTACGATTGGCTTCAATAATCTGGGCAGTGTAATGGCTCCTATCCTTGGAGGACTGCTGCTGGATCAGTTCGGCGCTCTGAATGGCCCTGCGGTGTTCGTACCGCTTGCGCTGACTACGGCGCTCGGCCTTCCTTTCCTGATTACCGCGCATAAAAGACTCCGCATCCGCGAGGCCGCCGAAGCCACTGAAGCAAGGCGGGTTGGCGCTTGA